CCCTCGTTATCGGTCTCCTGCTCATGGGCTTCGCCGTCGCGCTGGCGCTCGAGAACAAGCGGCTCCTCCTCGGCGAGAGCCTTCCCGAACCCGCCGAGGACGAACTCCGCCGGATCGTCGCCGACTGGGACGGGGTTACCGACCTCGTCGACTTCCGGACCGTTTACTTCGGCGCCGAGGAGTTGCTGATCACCGCCGATGTCGCGTTCGACCCCGACCTCGACACCGACGAGATCGACGAGCGCATCTCCGCGATCGAACGCACGCTGATCGACCACGATGACCAGGTGCAGAAGGTCTACATCGAGCCCGAAACGTAGCCGGTGACCGGTTCGGGCGGTTCAGTCGGTTTAGTCCGAGCGCGTTACGTTCCGGATTCGCCGCTCTCCTCGTCGCGATCGTCGTAGCCCGCCACGACCGTCGACCCCGGCGGCCGGTCGTTCAGCACCGCTGTCACCGTCGTCTCCTCGAGGTCGACGGTCGACTCCAGCGGCTCCCATCCCTCCTCGGTCTCGACGGCGACCGCGACGTCCGTCGGACTCGCGCCAGGCGGCAGCCGAGAGGGATCGTAGACGAGCGAAATACTGACCGCCTCGATCGCCTTTAGCTCGTCGACGGCGCTCAGGTCGACGGGATCGGCGAGGGCGTCGACCGGCGCTTCGACGCCGCTCTTCTCGAGGTCGAACTCGTCGGGGACGACGCCGGCGACGAGGGCGACGCGGGCTCCCGCGCTCTCGAGGGTATATTCGGCGACGTTACTCGAATCGTATCCGGGAATCGCCATACCGGAGGCAGGGACTCGAGACACATGGCCCTGTGCCGCGCGGTCGCCGGCCGGTCTCGTCACCGGTGGCGATCCGACAGCCGCCTTAAATCGACCGACCGAATCGAGACGAACCCTTTTATCGAAGCGGGAACCAATCACGTATCGTGTCCGAGACTGCCGGGTACATGCGCTTTTTCCCGTACGACCAGCCGTACGAGAATCAGCGCGAGGCCATGGACCGCATCCACAACTCCCTCCAGCGGGGGCAGAACGTCCTCTTCGAGGGGGCCTGCGGGACCGGCAAGACCCTCTCGTCGCTGGTGCCGGCGCTGGAGGTCGCCCGCGAACACGACAAGACGGTCGTCATCACGACCAACGTCCACCAGCAGATGCGCCAGTTCGTCGCCGAGGCCCGCGCGATCACCCGCGAAGAGCGAATCCGCGCGGTCGTCTTCAAAGGGAAGTCGTCGATGTGTCACATCGACGTCGGCTACGAGGAGTGCCAGGCGCTCCGTGACAACACCCGCGCGGTGGTCGACGCCGAACGCGACAAGCAGCAACTCGAGCGCCGCCAGCGCGAACTCCTCGCGGAGAGCCAGGACGGCGACGGGAGCGCCGCCGACGCCCGCAGCGCCGTCATGGACGAACTCGAGACCATCGAGGACCGACTCGAGGATCTCGAAGACCAGAACGTCTGCGACTACTACCGGAACAACCTGACCGAAGACACGGACGACTTCTTCGCCTGGCTGTTCGACGACGTCCGCACGCCCGACGATATCTACGAGTACGCCGAACAGCACCACCTCTGTGGCTACGAACTCCTGAAGGAGGGCATCGAGGGCGTCGATCTGGTCGTCTGTAACTACCACCACCTGCTCGATTCGACGATTCGGGAGCAGTTCTTCCGGTGGCTGGGCCGCGATCCGGAGGACGTCATCGCCGTCTTCGACGAGGCCCACAACGTCGAGGACGCCGCCCGCGAGCACGCGACCCGGACCTGCTCCGAGCGGACCTTCGACTCGGCGCTAGACGAACTCGCCGACAGCGACGATCCGCGCGCCGAGGACGCCGCGAACGTCCTCTCGGCGTTCCACCGCGCGCTCGTCGAGACCTACGAGGACTCCTTTGGCTTCGGCGAGCGCGAGGGAATCGGCGAGAACTGGGAGGACGTCCCCATCGCCAACGAGGACCGCCGGGACGACCTCACCCTCGAGTTCCTCCAGCGCTACTCCGGACGGGGAATCGAGGACGACTTGGAGGCCGCAATGAAGCTCGGCCAGGAGTTAGACGAGGAGTACGAGGAAGCCTACCGGGAGGGCGAAACCGCCACGCGCACGGAGTGTCAGACCCTCCAGGCCGCGGCCTTCGTCAGCGCCTGGATGAACGAGAGCGCCGAAGAAGGGCTCTACCCGGTCGTTTCCGTCACCCGCGACGCCGGCACCGACGAGGTCTACGGCCGCGCGGAGCTGTACACCTGCCTCCCGCGGCAGGTGACCGGCCGGCTGTTCGACGAGGTCTACGCGACCGTTCTGATGAGCGCGACGCTACAGCCCTTCGACGTCACCGAAGACGTGTTGGGCCTCGAGGATCCGGTGACGATGGCCTACGGCCTGCAGTTCCCCGCGGAACGCCGCCGCACGTACGCCGTCGAGACGCCGCCGCTGTTCGCCTCCGACCGCGACGACCCCGCGGTCCAGGAGGAGGTCGCCGACACGATTCACGACGCCGTCCGCATGACCCCCGGCAATACGCTCGCGTTCTTCCCCAACTACGGCGAGGCCGAGCGGTACGCCGACCGGCTCGAACGCCGCTCGGAGAAGACGGTCTATCTGGACGAGCCTGGCGTCGCCGTCGAGGAACTCCGTCAAGAATTCGTTGCGGACGACGACGCGGTGCTGTGTACCTCGCTGTGGGGTACCCTCGCCGAGGGCGTGAGCTTCGACGGCGACGACGCGCAGACGGTGCTGGTCGTCGGCGTTCCCTACCCGCACCTCGACGACCGGGCCGAAGCGGTCCAGGAGGCCTACGACGTCGCCTTCGACGGCACCGAGACCGGCTGGCGCTACGCCGTCGAGATCCCGACCGTTCGCAAGACCAGGCAGGCGCTCGGGCGGGTCATCCGGTCGCCGGAGGACGTCGGCGTCCGCGCGCTGCTCGACCGGCGCTACTCGCGGTCGGCGAAGTCCGATCTGGGGCGGTACAGCGTCAACGGCACGTTCCCCCACGAGGAGCGCGAGGAACTGATCGACATCGACCCGGAGAAGCTGAAGTTCGCGATGCTCAATTTCTACGGCGATCACGACGCCTACGCCGGCGAGCCGCCGGCGCCCTGAGGCAGCGGTTCGATACCGTTCGCGACCGCTCTCGCGTCCCGACTCGATTCCGATTTCGGAGTCCGGTCAGTCGGCCGTCGATGCCTCGACCGGCTCCCAGGCGTCGTAGCCGCCCGCCATGCTCGCGACGGACTCGGCGTTCCCGTACTCCTCGATGAGCCTGGCGGCCTGGATCGAGGACTTGCCGACGTAACAGTAGACGATCACGTCGTCGGCCCAGTCGCGGTCGACGACAGTCTCCTCGAGTTCCTCGATCGTGACGTGTTCGGCTCCGGGGAGGTGGCCGTCGGCGTAGGCGTCGTCGCCGCGGACGTCGATGAGGTCGAACTCGTCGCCGCGGTCGATGCGTTCGCGGACCGTCTCGGGAGTGAGTTCGTCGACCATGCGTTACTGCTTCCGGAGGTAGATGCGGTAGGTCGCGTCGCCGCTGCGCCACACCTTCGCCTCGGCGTCGTCGCCGACGGCCTTGGGGACGTTCTCGGTGCAGGGGACGTGATCGGTCTCCTGGACGAGGAGGTCGCCCGATTCGAGCTGCTGGAGGCCCTTCTTGGCCTCGACCTGCGGGTACGGGCAGACCTCGCCCATCATATCCTGGACGAGGTCGGCCTCCTCCAGAAGGGATTCCGCTTCGTCGTCGCTCAGTTCGTCTGGCGTGTTCGTGACGTCGTCGATGGATGGCATTGTAGTGTTTCAGTAGTGGTCGCGTGGTATACTTGGCGAACGATTCCGGTCAGATCGCGCAGCCGACTTCGCGGTAGATCCAGTGGGTCATCACGTAGACGCCGGCGACGATGCCGACGGCGGCGATAAAGGAGTGGACCGACAGCTCCGCGATGCCGGAGTAGATGTTCCCGATGTTACAGCCCGGCGCGAGTCGCGAGCCGGCGCCCATCATGAGGCCGCCGACGACGGCGTTGGGCAGCCGGCGGCGCTTCGGAACCCGCACCGAGAAGTCGCCGCTCCAGACGGCGGCCAGGAACGCGCCGACGATGACGAACGCGATCATCACCATGTCGACGGTGAGGCCGACGCCCTGACCCTGGAAGAGGACCGAGCCCCAGTACTCGAACGAGCCCGCGTCGACGCCGACCTGCGAGAGCAGGTAGCCCGTCCAGCGGGCTTCGGGGCCGGTCACGCCAACGATCGAAACCTGCGTGAACCACAGCACCGCGGCGGCGGTGATTCCGAGCGCCGCGGTGCGGGGGTCCCACGGCTGCTTGCTCGCCGCGATCGGGTTCCGCCAGGCGCGGGTCAGGCCGGCGAAGTACGCGCGCGTCCCGTGGACGAACTGCCGGAGGCCCGCGGCCGGCGCGAGGAGCGCGGTCGGCCGGAGTTCGGCCGCGTCGGCGCGCTCGCCGAACGCGGCGGCGGCCGACGAGCGTCCGATCAGGGTGGCGTAGACGAGGAGCGCGACCCCGGCGACGACCAGCGCGAGGAGACCGGCCGGAAGCGAGGAGTAGGCGAACAGGCTCACGCCCTCGCCGAAGGTGAGGGCGTCGAAGTACGTGCTCTCGAGCGTCGGGAAGGCGACGGTAAAGCCCGCGTAGCCGACGCCCATGAACAGCAGGGTGAGCCAAAACTGGAGGTATCCCTCGCCGGCGCGGTAGAGCGTGCCGCTGGCGCAGCCGCCGGCGTAGGTCATCCCCACGCCGAAGATGAAGCCGCCGATCAGGCCGGTCAGTCCCCATTGCGGCGTCCAGAACCCCTGATAATATCCGAGTTGATAGGCGATCCCCCAGAAGACCATCGTGAGCAGCGTCGCCGCGAGAACGCCCTTGGTGACCCGGGAGTCCTTGTAGGCGAAGAAGTCCCGAAAGGCGTTCACGAAACAGAATCGCCCCTTCTGGAGAAAGGCTCCGAGGGCGATCCCGACGACCGCTGCGACGAGTAACGTCGAAACCACACCGTTTCCAGGGGCTTTACCGACTTAACCCGCAGTCAGTCGGCCGGTTCTACCCCAGCTCCAGACGCACTCAATCGACGCGTTACGGCCGTCTGGGAGGTCTACAGGCGGACTATCCGGGTGAATCCGTCGCGCTCGGCGGCGTAGATACCAGCGGTATTTGCGGACCCCGAATGAGAATGACTGGGATACGAGACGCCGTCGCAAACGTGACCGACCGAGCGCAGCGCGAACTGCCGATCACGGCCCGCAGCCGGGAGTAGCGGTGCCGGTACCGCGTCAGGACGGCAGCGAAACCCGGCTCACCGGCAGTTTGTACGTCCCGTCCCAAAACTCGAGTTCACTGATCGTCCACCGAATGGGCTCGATCTCGCGGTCGGCCAGGCGCCGCGCGGTCTCGACGTCGCCGCCCCGGGCCAGCGTCACGTGCGGGACGTAGTCGCTGCCCTCGAGCCCCTCCACGACGTCGAAGGTGTCGGTGAGGTCGGCGTGGATCGATTCGAGGCCGGGGCTCTCGACGGCCAGGTAGACGACCGGGGCCGAGCCGAGCGGCGGCTCTTCGAAGTAGTCGATGCCCGTGATCTCGGCCTCGACGGCGGGCGCGCCCTCGAGCGCGCGGTGGGCCCGGTGCTGGAGCTGTGCGACGTGGTCGGCCTCGCCCAGCCGCTTGAGCAGACACGAGTGGTCCTCGCGGACGGTCTCGAACCCGACCAGATCGGGGTAGAGCCGGTCCGCGATCCGGCGGACGCGGCCGGGAACGGGAACGTTGACGCTGTACACTTCGTTTCCGGTAGGGTCGGGACGGCTATCAGTCTGGTGATCGCGGCACCGATTTTGATTCGGAACTCGGGTCTCGGTCCCGGGGAGGGTTCGATCTCGGTTCCGAATTCAGATTCGATCGACCAGCCAGAGGACGATCAGGGCGGCGATCGCGAGCTGGATGACGATGAAAAAGGGGCCGAGCAGGCTCGCGATACCGCCGATCACGGTCTGGACGATCTCGAGCACGAGCAAAACGGCGACCAACCCGAGGACGACTTTCAGCAGCGTTTCGACCTCGATTTCGCCGCGTTCGTCGAACATACGTTCACGTAGGCCTGACCGTCTCAAAAAACCCACCGCACTGCGGTCGGAAAGACCTATTTAGACGGCTACGGCATGTCCCGGTAATGGACGCCAGGGGGCTGCGGGTCCTGCTTTGGGTGCTCGTGGTGGTGGTCTGCTCGTTCGCCCTCGTTCCGTCTCAGGTCGCGGCCGCGTCGGTCGCGGACCCGGACACCGGGGCACAGCGAGCGGCGCTACAAGACGATCAGGCTGAGGAATTGAATCTCGAGGATGCCGACCAGATCAACATCGACGTCTTCATCACTGAGAACGGGACGGCCCAGGTGACGGTCGACTACCAGTTCCTTCTCAACGAGGAGAACAGTTCCGAGACGGCGTGGAACGAACTCGAGAGCGACATCGACTCGAACTCGGACGCGTACGCGGACGCGGAACACGAGAAGTGGAACGAGACCCTCGTCGAGGGGGAAAACCGAACGGGCCGCGAGGAGATGGAAATCTCGAACGTCACCGTGACCACGGACCGAGACACCGCGCCGCGGGATATCGGCCACGCCACGGTCACCTTCGAGTGGTCCTCGTTCGCGCTGGTCGAACTGAACCGGATCGAGGCCGGCGCCGCGCTCTCCGGGTTTACGCTCGACGACGGAACGGCGCTGCAGTTCCGGTGGCCGGACGACTACAGCGTCTACGTGGACGAAGGCGAACCGCAGGTCGATCCGACGCCGAGCGACGACCCCGACGGCTCGGTCGTCTGGAACGGCGATGAGACCACGTTCACCGACGAACAGCCGCGGATCGTCCTGATCGAGGACGGGAACACGAGCGAGGAACCGGCGGGCACCGACGAAGGGCCGGCGATGCCGTGGGCGATCGTCGCGCTGGCGCTGGCCCTGCTCGCGACCGTCGGCGCCGCGGGCTGGTTACTCGGACGCAGACGCCCCGGCGGTGGGGTCGAGGCCGGAAACGGGGCCCAGGCCGAGACCGCACATCGGACCGACGGCGCGACCGGTGGCGAGTCCGAGTCGGACGGCCCCGACGGTCCCCCGCCGGAACTACTGAGCAACGAGGAACGGGTCCTGCGCCTGCTGCAGGAACGCGGCGGCCGGATCAAACAACAGGAGGTCGTCTCGGAACTGGACTGGACCGAGGCCAAGACGAGTCAGGTCGTCGGCGACCTGCGCGAGAACGACGAGATCGACGTCTTCCGGATCGGACGGGAGAACGTCTTGGCGTTACCCGAGGAAGAGTCAGAGTAAAATTCAGAACGACAGTGGGGGCGCGACTCGGCCGGCCTGGCCGGCCGATGTCGCGGATCGATCACGACACCATATTTCTCCGATTTCTCCCGCGTAGCCGGTGGGGTGCGCGAGCCGCCACGGCCGTCGCCCACGACGTAGCGACCGGACGGGAGGTGAGGCCGTGCGGTGGTGCAATACTTGCCACGCGGGGAAGCGTTTAATACCGCGAGTCAGTATAGAGCGACCAATGAGTCAGTCCGTCGGTACCACGCTCGCCGTTCTCGGTACCGACGGGACCGTCGCTCGACAGCGACGACCGCGACGACGGGCCTTTTGAGCCCGTCTACCACTATCACCCTTCGTCTCCGGTTCGTTTCAACGATCCAGTAACCAGCGTTTTTCCGGCTAGCAGCCGCTCTACCGTTTAATTTCTCAATCTAAACCGATGATCTTAAGTCCCTCGTAGGGTTTCACACGAGTACGACATGACCCGCGTGGCACTTGCGTTCTCGGGCGGCCTGGACACGACTGTCTGCGTCCCGCTGCTCGAAGAGGAGTATGGATACGACGACGTAATCGGCGTCACGGTCGACGTCGGTCAGCCTGAATCGGAGTTCGAGGAAGCCGAGGAGACCGCCGAGGCCCTCGATCTGGAGCACTACGTCGTCGACGCGAAAGCGGAGTTCGCCGATCTCTGTCTCGAAAGCGTTCGCGCGAACGCGACCTACCAGGGCTACCCGCTGGGGACGGCGCTCGCCCGGCCCGTGATCGCTCAGGCGATCCTCGAGGTCGCCGAGGAACAGGACTGTGAGGGCATCGCCCACGGCTGTACGGGCAAGGGCAACGACCAGTTGCGCTTCGAGGCCGTCTGGCGCGACTCCGACCTCGAAGTGATCGCCCCCGTGCGCGAACTCGGGCTCACCCGCGAGTGGGAGCAGGAGTACGCCGACGAGAAGGACCTGCCCGTCGAGGGCGGCAGCGGCGGCGACTGGTCGATCGACACGAACCTCTGGAGCCGCTCCGTCGAGGGCGACGACCTCGAGGACCCGAACCACGTTCCGTCGACCGAGATCTACGACTGGACCAGCGACCCGACCGGCGAGACCGAAGAGATCGAGATTACCTTCGAGAACGGCTACCCCGTCGCCGTCGACGGCGAGGAGTACGAGCCCGTCGAGCTTATCGAGTCCCTCAACGAGCTCGCCGGCAGCTACGGCGTCGGCCGGACCGACATGATGGAAGACCGCATGCTCGGCCTGAAGGTCCGCGAGAACTACGAGCACCCCGGCGCGACGACGCTGCTCTCCGCCCACGAGGCCCTCGAAGGGCTCGTCCTCACCCAGGAGGAGCGCCAGTTCAAACAGCAGATCGACCAGCAGTGGTCCCAGAAGGGTTACGAGGGCCTGATCGACGCGCCGCTCGTCGGCGCGCTCGAGGGCTTCATCGAGGAGACCCAACAGCGCGTGACCGGCACCGTCACGATCCGCTTCGAGGGCGGCCAGGCGCGTCCGGTCGCTCGCGACAGCGAGTACGCGGCCTACTCCGCCGAGCACGCCTCCTTCGACACCGAGACCGTCGGCAAGATCAAACAGGAGGACGCCACCGGCGTCGCGAAGTACCACGGCTTCCAGCGCCGCCTGGCGAACGAGGCGATCGCCGCGAACGCCGACGGTGACGGCGACGAGGAAGCGGCCGAGCTCGCGACCGACGGGAGCGGCGAAGAGGCGGACGAGTAAGTATGACCGAGGAGAGCGCTCACGACGGCGAGGCCGAGACCGATGCCGAGACCGAGTCCGGACCGAGAGTCGCGACCGACGGCGGCAGCGATGACAGCGTCGTGCGCCGAGACCGGTTCAGCGGCGGCCCCGCCCGGAGCTTCCTCTCCTCGCTTTCGGCCGACGAGCGGATCTTCGAGGCCGATCTCGAGGTCGACCGTGCACACGCGGTCATGCTCGCCGAGCAGGGGATCATCGAGGCCGACGTCGCGGGCCAGATACTCACGGCGTTAGACGCCATCGAGGTCGACGGCCACGGCTCCCTGCCGGACGGCGAGGACGTTCACGAGGCCATCGAAACGGCCGTCATCGAGCGCATCGGCGCCGACGGCGGGAAGATGCACACTGCGCGCTCGCGTAACGACGAGGTCGCGGCCTGCATCCGCTACCGGCTGCGCGCGGACGTCCTCGACGCGATCGAGACGACCCTCGCGCTGCGCGAGTCGCTCGTCGACGTCGCCGAGGCCCACGACGAGACGCTCATGCCCGGCTACACCCACCTCCAGCCGGCCCAGCCGACCACCGTCGCCCACTGGGCGCTGGCCTACGAGGGGGCCGTCCGCCGCGACACCGAGCGGCTGTTCGACGCCTACGGCCGCGTCAACCAATCGCCACTCGGCGCCGCTGCCTTCGCGGGCACGACCTTCGACGTCGACCGCGAGCGCACCGCCGAACTGCTGGGCTTCGACGGCGGTCCCGCGAGCAGCGCGAGGGGGAGCTCGGCTGAGCAGCGCTCCGCCGTTGTCGTCGAGAACTCGATGGACGCCTCTTCGAGCCGGGACTTCCTGCTCGAGACCACCCAGGCGCTGTCGACGCACGCGACGACGCTGTCGGGCCTGGCGGAGGACGTGATCATCTTCGCGAACCGCGGCTTCGTCGACCTGGCGGACGACTACTCCTCGACGTCGTCGATCATGCCCCAGAAGAAGAATCCGGACACGCTGGAACTCGTCCGCGCGGTCGCGGGCGACGCGGCCGGCGGCGTTCAGGGGCTAACGACGACGCTGAAGGGACTGCCGCGCGCGTACAATCGCGACCTCCAGCGGGCGACGACCCACGCCTGGGAGACCGTCGATGCAGTGACGGAGGCGAGCGAGGTCGCGGCGGGCGCGGTTGCGACGGCCGACTGGAACGAGGACGACCTCGCGGCCGAGGCCGGCGAGGGTTTCTCGACGGCGACCGGCGTCGCGGACCTGCTCGCGGCCAACGGGTTGCCGTTCCGGACGGCCCACGAACTCGTCGCGATCGCGGCCGACAACGGCGCGGACTACGACGCGCTGGAGGCCGCTGCCGAGGAGGTCCTCGGCGAGCCGCTCGAGGCCTACGTCGACCCCGCGGCCGTCGACGACGCGCTCGATCCCGCCGAAAGCGTCGCGAGCCGCGACTCGCAGGGCGGCCCCGCCCCCGAGGCGGTGGCCGACCAGCTCGCAGCAGCCGACGAGGCGCTCGCGGCCGACCGGGACGCGCTCGCGGAGACGGCCGACGCGATCGAGAGCGCGCGCCAGGCGCTCCGCTCGGAGGTGAACGGCTATGTCTGAGACCGCGCCGCAGCCGGCGGAGATGGAGACGGAGCCGTATCCCGATACCGGTCGCCGCGGCCGCCCGTTCCGACGCCGACGATCCCCGCGAGGGGACGAAATACCGGCACCATGATATGTCAGACAGGATCTGGCGAATAACGCCCTCAATGCACCGTTAGCGGGAAGTATGGAAGTATAATTTTGCTGTTAAGTTCGAAGGGTTTAAGGGTGATCGGTACCGAGTAGCAGGTACAATGACCGAATGCGTCGAGTGCGGGGCTGAAGTGTCCCTGCACGACGATCTGGAAGTCGGAGAGATCATCGACTGTACGACCTGCGGCGCCGAGCTGGAGGTCGTCGACACCGAGCCGCCAGTCCTCGAGCGGGCCCCCGAGCTCGAAGAGGACTGGGGTGAGTGACCTTGCAGGCGGTCGCGACACTGGCCCGTCCTGCACACACGGCTCGAGAGACTCGTAGCGGGTCTCTCGCACCCACTCTCGCACGGAGGTGGCTCGCGTGAACGTAGGCATACTCTATTCACGGATTCGCAAGGACGAGAAGCTCCTGCTCAACGAGCTTCGCGAGCGCGATCACGAGGTGACGAAGATCGACGTTCGGAAGCAGACCTTCGACATCGGCGACACGCCCGCGGAGTTCGACGACCTCGACATCGTCGTCGACCGCTGTCTCGCCACGAGCCGGAGCCTGTACGCCACCCAGTTCCTGGAGGCGTACGGGATCCCCGTGGTCAACAGCCACGAGACGGCCGACATCTGCGCGGACAAGGTAAAGAACAGCCTGGCGCTCGAGGAAGCCGGCGTGCCCACGCCGAACACGAAGGTCGCCTTCACGAAGGAGACGGCGATGGCGGCCATCGAGGAGTTCGGCTACCCCTGTGTCCTCAAACCCGTCGTGGGATCGTGGGGACGGCTGATGGCCAAGATCGACTCGAAGTCGGCCGCGGAGGCCATCTTGGAGCACAAGGCGACGCTC
This window of the Natrinema salifodinae genome carries:
- the lysX gene encoding lysine biosynthesis protein LysX, which produces MNVGILYSRIRKDEKLLLNELRERDHEVTKIDVRKQTFDIGDTPAEFDDLDIVVDRCLATSRSLYATQFLEAYGIPVVNSHETADICADKVKNSLALEEAGVPTPNTKVAFTKETAMAAIEEFGYPCVLKPVVGSWGRLMAKIDSKSAAEAILEHKATLGHYEHKVFYVQEFVEKPGRDIRVLATDGEPIAAMVRSSDHWITNAAKGAETDVFELDAEAKELVQKASDAVGGGLLGVDLMETGDSYTVHEVNHTVEFKALDGAVETDVAGTVVDWLEEKAQAADPELEVTA
- a CDS encoding argininosuccinate synthase, coding for MTRVALAFSGGLDTTVCVPLLEEEYGYDDVIGVTVDVGQPESEFEEAEETAEALDLEHYVVDAKAEFADLCLESVRANATYQGYPLGTALARPVIAQAILEVAEEQDCEGIAHGCTGKGNDQLRFEAVWRDSDLEVIAPVRELGLTREWEQEYADEKDLPVEGGSGGDWSIDTNLWSRSVEGDDLEDPNHVPSTEIYDWTSDPTGETEEIEITFENGYPVAVDGEEYEPVELIESLNELAGSYGVGRTDMMEDRMLGLKVRENYEHPGATTLLSAHEALEGLVLTQEERQFKQQIDQQWSQKGYEGLIDAPLVGALEGFIEETQQRVTGTVTIRFEGGQARPVARDSEYAAYSAEHASFDTETVGKIKQEDATGVAKYHGFQRRLANEAIAANADGDGDEEAAELATDGSGEEADE
- a CDS encoding helix-turn-helix transcriptional regulator gives rise to the protein MDARGLRVLLWVLVVVVCSFALVPSQVAAASVADPDTGAQRAALQDDQAEELNLEDADQINIDVFITENGTAQVTVDYQFLLNEENSSETAWNELESDIDSNSDAYADAEHEKWNETLVEGENRTGREEMEISNVTVTTDRDTAPRDIGHATVTFEWSSFALVELNRIEAGAALSGFTLDDGTALQFRWPDDYSVYVDEGEPQVDPTPSDDPDGSVVWNGDETTFTDEQPRIVLIEDGNTSEEPAGTDEGPAMPWAIVALALALLATVGAAGWLLGRRRPGGGVEAGNGAQAETAHRTDGATGGESESDGPDGPPPELLSNEERVLRLLQERGGRIKQQEVVSELDWTEAKTSQVVGDLRENDEIDVFRIGRENVLALPEEESE
- a CDS encoding DUF7554 family protein → MFDERGEIEVETLLKVVLGLVAVLLVLEIVQTVIGGIASLLGPFFIVIQLAIAALIVLWLVDRI
- the argH gene encoding argininosuccinate lyase, whose translation is MTEESAHDGEAETDAETESGPRVATDGGSDDSVVRRDRFSGGPARSFLSSLSADERIFEADLEVDRAHAVMLAEQGIIEADVAGQILTALDAIEVDGHGSLPDGEDVHEAIETAVIERIGADGGKMHTARSRNDEVAACIRYRLRADVLDAIETTLALRESLVDVAEAHDETLMPGYTHLQPAQPTTVAHWALAYEGAVRRDTERLFDAYGRVNQSPLGAAAFAGTTFDVDRERTAELLGFDGGPASSARGSSAEQRSAVVVENSMDASSSRDFLLETTQALSTHATTLSGLAEDVIIFANRGFVDLADDYSSTSSIMPQKKNPDTLELVRAVAGDAAGGVQGLTTTLKGLPRAYNRDLQRATTHAWETVDAVTEASEVAAGAVATADWNEDDLAAEAGEGFSTATGVADLLAANGLPFRTAHELVAIAADNGADYDALEAAAEEVLGEPLEAYVDPAAVDDALDPAESVASRDSQGGPAPEAVADQLAAADEALAADRDALAETADAIESARQALRSEVNGYV
- a CDS encoding rhodanese-like domain-containing protein, which codes for MVDELTPETVRERIDRGDEFDLIDVRGDDAYADGHLPGAEHVTIEELEETVVDRDWADDVIVYCYVGKSSIQAARLIEEYGNAESVASMAGGYDAWEPVEASTAD
- a CDS encoding YeeE/YedE family protein codes for the protein MVSTLLVAAVVGIALGAFLQKGRFCFVNAFRDFFAYKDSRVTKGVLAATLLTMVFWGIAYQLGYYQGFWTPQWGLTGLIGGFIFGVGMTYAGGCASGTLYRAGEGYLQFWLTLLFMGVGYAGFTVAFPTLESTYFDALTFGEGVSLFAYSSLPAGLLALVVAGVALLVYATLIGRSSAAAAFGERADAAELRPTALLAPAAGLRQFVHGTRAYFAGLTRAWRNPIAASKQPWDPRTAALGITAAAVLWFTQVSIVGVTGPEARWTGYLLSQVGVDAGSFEYWGSVLFQGQGVGLTVDMVMIAFVIVGAFLAAVWSGDFSVRVPKRRRLPNAVVGGLMMGAGSRLAPGCNIGNIYSGIAELSVHSFIAAVGIVAGVYVMTHWIYREVGCAI
- the lysW gene encoding lysine biosynthesis protein LysW, with protein sequence MTECVECGAEVSLHDDLEVGEIIDCTTCGAELEVVDTEPPVLERAPELEEDWGE
- a CDS encoding ATP-dependent DNA helicase, which codes for MSETAGYMRFFPYDQPYENQREAMDRIHNSLQRGQNVLFEGACGTGKTLSSLVPALEVAREHDKTVVITTNVHQQMRQFVAEARAITREERIRAVVFKGKSSMCHIDVGYEECQALRDNTRAVVDAERDKQQLERRQRELLAESQDGDGSAADARSAVMDELETIEDRLEDLEDQNVCDYYRNNLTEDTDDFFAWLFDDVRTPDDIYEYAEQHHLCGYELLKEGIEGVDLVVCNYHHLLDSTIREQFFRWLGRDPEDVIAVFDEAHNVEDAAREHATRTCSERTFDSALDELADSDDPRAEDAANVLSAFHRALVETYEDSFGFGEREGIGENWEDVPIANEDRRDDLTLEFLQRYSGRGIEDDLEAAMKLGQELDEEYEEAYREGETATRTECQTLQAAAFVSAWMNESAEEGLYPVVSVTRDAGTDEVYGRAELYTCLPRQVTGRLFDEVYATVLMSATLQPFDVTEDVLGLEDPVTMAYGLQFPAERRRTYAVETPPLFASDRDDPAVQEEVADTIHDAVRMTPGNTLAFFPNYGEAERYADRLERRSEKTVYLDEPGVAVEELRQEFVADDDAVLCTSLWGTLAEGVSFDGDDAQTVLVVGVPYPHLDDRAEAVQEAYDVAFDGTETGWRYAVEIPTVRKTRQALGRVIRSPEDVGVRALLDRRYSRSAKSDLGRYSVNGTFPHEEREELIDIDPEKLKFAMLNFYGDHDAYAGEPPAP
- a CDS encoding sulfurtransferase TusA family protein translates to MPSIDDVTNTPDELSDDEAESLLEEADLVQDMMGEVCPYPQVEAKKGLQQLESGDLLVQETDHVPCTENVPKAVGDDAEAKVWRSGDATYRIYLRKQ
- a CDS encoding 2'-5' RNA ligase family protein, producing the protein MYSVNVPVPGRVRRIADRLYPDLVGFETVREDHSCLLKRLGEADHVAQLQHRAHRALEGAPAVEAEITGIDYFEEPPLGSAPVVYLAVESPGLESIHADLTDTFDVVEGLEGSDYVPHVTLARGGDVETARRLADREIEPIRWTISELEFWDGTYKLPVSRVSLPS